Proteins encoded by one window of Flavobacterium sp. N502540:
- a CDS encoding cadherin-like beta sandwich domain-containing protein — MAQTVPTIQASNLTFTNTTATTTTISWENGNGTFSKVFMRKGANPSPDGIPEDDTYYVNTVFGEGGQIGTSSGWYCVAGPSEKTQQVTGLTPGTTYQVQVFTYNFVYPFPYYLKTISTGNSATLTTPSNVATLSNLNSSAGTLDPVFSSETTDYKARVSNEVNSITVTPVATNANATIKVNGVAVVSGKPSQKIDLTEGGNTIGIEVTAQDGTVKTYRISVFRFLPQPTIQARDLIFTNTTATGTTLNWTNGNGKGRIVFMREGANSGSAPVPDNIYFDDNTVFGLGDQIGTTGWYAISKINTDNKIEITGLTKGKTYQAIVMEFNGFPGYPSYLTTTSTGNPATVTTLSNNATLSNLSSSVGTLDLFFSLETTDYKARVPNEVSSITVTPVATDANATIKVNEVAVVSGKPSQKIDLAIGTSTVVKIEVTAQDGTVKTYTVTIEKNSLGVVENKIEGFAVYPNPVLEGKIYIQTKSTVAKNVKIFDVSGKKVLSVQTTDREVNIGDLQKGVYIMKVNQDGAEATEKLIVE; from the coding sequence ATGGCGCAGACAGTACCTACTATACAAGCTTCCAATCTTACTTTTACCAATACCACAGCAACAACAACGACTATTAGTTGGGAAAATGGGAATGGAACATTTTCTAAAGTATTTATGCGAAAAGGAGCAAATCCCAGCCCCGATGGCATACCAGAAGATGATACTTACTACGTTAATACTGTTTTTGGTGAGGGAGGTCAAATTGGCACATCATCAGGCTGGTATTGTGTGGCTGGTCCTAGTGAGAAGACACAGCAGGTGACCGGTCTGACTCCCGGAACTACTTATCAGGTACAGGTTTTTACTTATAATTTTGTTTATCCTTTTCCATATTACTTAAAAACAATAAGTACAGGTAATTCTGCCACATTGACGACACCAAGCAATGTGGCTACTTTAAGCAATTTGAATAGTAGTGCCGGAACTCTGGATCCGGTTTTTTCATCAGAAACTACAGATTATAAAGCGAGAGTGTCTAACGAAGTCAATAGCATAACAGTAACACCGGTTGCTACCAATGCTAATGCGACGATAAAAGTAAATGGGGTAGCAGTGGTTAGTGGAAAACCTTCACAAAAAATAGATTTGACCGAGGGAGGCAATACGATTGGCATAGAAGTCACCGCTCAGGATGGTACTGTAAAAACGTATCGTATAAGTGTTTTTAGATTTTTGCCGCAACCGACGATTCAGGCTAGAGATCTTATTTTTACTAATACAACAGCAACAGGTACTACCTTGAACTGGACCAATGGTAATGGAAAAGGGAGGATAGTTTTTATGCGTGAAGGAGCAAATTCCGGTTCTGCTCCTGTACCGGATAATATTTATTTTGATGATAATACAGTTTTCGGTTTAGGAGATCAGATAGGTACAACAGGCTGGTATGCCATTAGTAAGATTAATACCGATAATAAGATAGAGATAACCGGTTTGACCAAAGGAAAGACTTATCAGGCAATCGTGATGGAGTTTAATGGCTTCCCGGGATATCCTTCCTATTTAACGACCACAAGCACCGGTAATCCCGCAACAGTCACTACGCTAAGTAATAATGCTACTTTGAGTAATTTGAGTAGTAGTGTCGGAACTCTGGATCTGTTTTTTTCATTAGAAACTACAGATTACAAAGCGAGAGTACCTAACGAAGTCAGTAGCATAACAGTAACACCGGTTGCCACCGATGCTAATGCGACGATAAAAGTAAATGAGGTAGCAGTGGTTAGTGGAAAACCTTCACAAAAAATTGATTTGGCTATCGGTACCAGTACCGTTGTTAAGATAGAAGTTACCGCTCAGGATGGTACCGTAAAAACATATACGGTAACAATCGAAAAAAATAGTTTGGGAGTAGTTGAGAATAAAATTGAAGGTTTTGCGGTTTATCCCAATCCTGTACTAGAGGGAAAGATATATATACAAACTAAATCAACTGTTGCAAAAAATGTAAAAATATTTGATGTGTCAGGAAAAAAGGTTTTATCTGTTCAGACAACAGACAGGGAAGTAAATATTGGAGACTTGCAGAAAGGAGTTTATATCATGAAAGTAAATCAGGATGGAGCTGAAGCAACAGAGAAATTAATTGTAGAATAA
- a CDS encoding cadherin-like beta sandwich domain-containing protein, with protein sequence MNLIFTFFFLKKPFWVYMTTFLLVFQTVVAQETAPTIQSSNLVVTNTTGTSATISWQSGDALYSRVFMCKGTSTSPNAIPVDNVYYIPSRYFGSGYEIGTSGWYCVADTRSNSSTVYDLTPETTYQVQVFAYNYYESSNHTLYLRTINSGNSITLTTPSNVPTLSNLSSSVGTLDPVFSSETTDYKARVPNEVRSITVTPVATDANATIKVNEVVVVSGKPSQKIDLAVDASTAIKIEVTAQDGTVKIYKISVFRFLPQPTIQARDLTFTNTTSTGTTLNWTNGNGAGRIVFMREGANSGSAPIPDNIYFDDNTVFGLGDQIGTTGWYTIVKTNTNKKTVITGLTPGKTYQAIVMEFNGFPGNPSYLTTTSTGNPAAITITSNVATLSNLSSSVGTLDPVFSSETTDYKARVPNEVRSITVTPVATDANATIKVNEVVVVSGKPSQKIDLAVDASTAIKIEVTAQDGTVKIYKISVFRFLPQPTIQARDLTFTNTTSTGTTLNWTNGNGAGRIVFMREGANSGSAPIPDNIYFDDNTVFGLGDQIGTTGWYTIVKTNTNKKTVITGLTPGKTYQAIVMEFNGFPGNPSYLTTTSTGNPAAITITSNVATLSNLSSSVGTLDPVFSPDMIDYKARVPNEVSSITVTPVATDANATIKVNEVVVVSGKPSQKIDLAIGTSTVVKIEVTAQDGTVKTYTVTIEKNSLGVVENKIEGFTVYPNPVQEGKIYIQTKSTVAKNVKIFDVSGKKVLSVQTTDREVNIGDLQKGVYIMKVNQDGAEATEKLIVE encoded by the coding sequence ATGAATCTTATTTTTACTTTCTTTTTTCTAAAAAAGCCTTTTTGGGTTTATATGACCACTTTTTTGTTGGTTTTCCAAACAGTAGTAGCACAGGAAACTGCGCCTACTATACAATCTTCTAATCTTGTTGTTACGAATACTACAGGAACATCAGCGACTATTAGTTGGCAATCTGGGGATGCACTATATAGTAGAGTATTTATGTGTAAAGGAACAAGTACCAGCCCCAATGCAATTCCAGTAGATAATGTTTATTATATACCTAGTAGGTATTTTGGTTCAGGATATGAAATTGGGACATCTGGCTGGTATTGTGTAGCTGATACTAGGTCGAATAGTTCAACAGTATACGATCTGACTCCCGAGACTACCTATCAGGTACAGGTGTTCGCTTATAACTACTATGAAAGTAGTAATCATACACTTTATTTAAGAACAATCAACTCCGGTAATTCTATAACATTGACGACACCAAGCAATGTACCTACTTTAAGCAATTTGAGTAGTAGTGTGGGAACTCTGGATCCGGTTTTTTCATCAGAAACCACAGATTACAAAGCGAGGGTACCTAACGAAGTCCGTAGCATAACAGTAACACCGGTTGCCACCGATGCTAATGCGACGATAAAAGTAAATGAGGTAGTAGTGGTTAGTGGAAAACCTTCACAAAAAATAGATTTGGCTGTCGATGCCAGTACCGCTATTAAGATAGAAGTTACCGCTCAGGATGGTACCGTAAAAATATATAAGATAAGTGTTTTTAGATTTTTGCCGCAACCGACGATTCAGGCCAGAGATCTTACTTTTACCAATACCACATCAACCGGAACGACATTGAACTGGACCAATGGTAATGGAGCAGGGAGGATAGTTTTTATGCGTGAAGGGGCAAATTCCGGTTCTGCTCCTATACCGGATAATATTTATTTTGATGATAATACAGTTTTCGGTTTAGGAGATCAGATAGGTACAACAGGCTGGTATACCATTGTTAAGACTAATACCAATAAGAAGACAGTGATAACCGGTTTGACTCCCGGAAAGACTTATCAGGCAATCGTGATGGAGTTTAATGGCTTCCCGGGTAATCCTTCCTATTTAACGACCACAAGCACCGGTAATCCTGCAGCAATTACGATAACAAGTAATGTCGCTACTTTGAGTAATTTGAGTAGTAGTGTGGGAACTCTGGATCCGGTTTTTTCATCAGAAACCACAGATTACAAAGCGAGGGTACCTAACGAAGTCCGTAGCATAACAGTAACACCGGTTGCCACCGATGCTAATGCGACGATAAAAGTAAATGAGGTAGTAGTGGTTAGTGGAAAACCTTCACAAAAAATAGATTTGGCTGTCGATGCCAGTACCGCTATTAAGATAGAAGTTACCGCTCAGGATGGTACCGTAAAAATATATAAGATAAGTGTTTTTAGATTTTTGCCGCAACCGACGATTCAGGCCAGAGATCTTACTTTTACCAATACCACATCAACCGGAACGACATTGAACTGGACCAATGGTAATGGAGCAGGGAGGATAGTTTTTATGCGTGAAGGGGCAAATTCCGGTTCTGCTCCTATACCGGATAATATTTATTTTGATGATAATACAGTTTTCGGTTTAGGAGATCAGATAGGTACAACAGGCTGGTATACCATTGTTAAGACTAATACCAATAAGAAGACAGTGATAACCGGTTTGACTCCCGGAAAGACTTATCAGGCAATCGTGATGGAGTTTAATGGCTTCCCGGGTAATCCTTCCTATTTAACGACCACAAGCACCGGTAATCCTGCAGCAATTACGATAACAAGTAATGTCGCTACTTTGAGTAATTTGAGTAGTAGTGTCGGAACTCTGGATCCGGTTTTTTCACCAGATATGATAGATTACAAAGCCAGAGTGCCTAACGAAGTCAGTAGCATAACAGTAACACCGGTTGCCACCGATGCTAATGCGACGATAAAAGTAAATGAGGTAGTAGTGGTTAGTGGAAAACCTTCACAAAAAATTGATTTGGCTATCGGTACCAGTACCGTTGTTAAGATAGAAGTTACCGCTCAGGATGGTACCGTAAAAACATATACGGTAACAATCGAAAAAAATAGTTTGGGAGTAGTTGAGAATAAAATTGAAGGTTTTACAGTTTATCCCAATCCTGTACAAGAGGGAAAGATATATATACAAACTAAATCAACTGTTGCAAAAAATGTAAAAATATTTGATGTGTCAGGAAAAAAGGTTTTATCTGTTCAGACAACAGACAGGGAAGTAAATATTGGAGACTTGCAGAAAGGAGTTTATATTATGAAAGTAAATCAGGATGGAGCTGAAGCAACAGAGAAATTAATTGTAGAATAA
- a CDS encoding cadherin-like beta sandwich domain-containing protein produces the protein MNRIFTFLFLKRSSLVYMITFLWVFQTMVAQETAPTIQCSNLVVTNTTGTSATISWREPEDAGKETFYKVFVRKGTSTSSNAIPLDNVYYFANSYFGSGDQIGTSGWYCVANTRSNSLTIDDLTPETTYQVQVFVNKYYQSSNHTFYLRTINSGNSVTLTTPKKSNVATLSNLSLSAGTLDPVFSSETTDYKARVSNEVSSIRVTLVATNANARIKVNGVTEYSGKPSDKIDLTEGDNTIGIEVTAEDGTVKKYTVTIEKNSLRVVDNKIEGFAVYPNPVQEGKIYIQTKSTVAKNVKIFDVSGKKVLSVQTTDREVNIGDLQKGVYIMKVNQDGAEATEKLIVE, from the coding sequence ATGAATCGTATTTTTACTTTCTTATTTCTAAAAAGGTCATCTTTAGTTTATATGATCACTTTTTTGTGGGTTTTTCAAACGATGGTAGCACAGGAGACCGCGCCTACTATACAATGTTCTAATCTTGTTGTTACGAATACTACAGGAACATCAGCGACTATTAGTTGGCGGGAACCTGAGGATGCTGGGAAAGAGACATTTTATAAAGTATTTGTCCGCAAAGGAACAAGTACCAGCTCCAATGCAATTCCGCTAGATAATGTTTATTATTTCGCTAATAGTTATTTTGGTTCAGGAGACCAAATTGGGACATCTGGCTGGTATTGTGTAGCTAATACTCGTTCGAATAGTTTAACAATAGATGATCTGACTCCCGAGACTACCTATCAGGTACAGGTGTTCGTTAATAAGTATTATCAAAGTAGTAATCACACATTTTATTTAAGAACAATCAACTCCGGTAATTCTGTAACATTGACGACACCAAAAAAAAGCAATGTAGCTACTTTGAGCAATTTAAGTCTAAGCGCGGGAACTCTGGATCCGGTTTTTTCATCAGAAACTACAGATTACAAAGCGAGAGTGTCTAACGAAGTCAGCAGCATAAGAGTAACACTGGTTGCCACCAATGCTAATGCGAGAATAAAAGTAAATGGGGTAACAGAGTATAGTGGAAAACCTTCAGATAAAATAGATTTGACCGAGGGAGACAATACGATTGGCATAGAAGTCACCGCTGAGGATGGTACTGTAAAAAAATATACGGTAACAATCGAAAAAAATAGTTTGAGAGTAGTTGATAATAAAATTGAAGGTTTTGCGGTTTATCCCAATCCTGTACAAGAGGGAAAGATATATATACAAACTAAATCAACTGTTGCAAAAAATGTAAAAATATTTGATGTGTCAGGAAAAAAGGTTTTATCTGTTCAGACAACAGACAGGGAAGTAAATATTGGAGACTTGCAGAAAGGAGTTTATATCATGAAAGTAAATCAGGATGGAGCTGAAGCAACAGAGAAATTAATTGTAGAATAA